A single genomic interval of Gemmatimonadota bacterium harbors:
- a CDS encoding Rrf2 family transcriptional regulator yields MRVSAKAEYACRAVLELTRYHDKAEVIHISDIAVRQSIPEKYLVQILLQLQRAGLVRSKRGATGGYSLARAPGEISLGDVIRAMDGALISVESLSGDAEITDQLSGQHVLKDVWMGVQEKLGDIMDGITFEDISRQAQKSLSMYYI; encoded by the coding sequence ATGCGAGTATCGGCCAAGGCGGAGTATGCGTGCAGGGCCGTGCTGGAACTGACAAGATACCACGACAAGGCGGAAGTCATCCACATCAGCGACATCGCCGTCCGTCAATCCATCCCCGAAAAATACCTCGTTCAAATCCTCCTGCAGCTGCAGCGCGCCGGACTGGTGCGGAGCAAGCGTGGAGCGACCGGGGGCTACTCGCTGGCCAGGGCCCCGGGCGAAATCTCGCTGGGTGACGTGATCCGGGCCATGGACGGGGCCCTGATCTCCGTAGAAAGCCTGTCCGGCGACGCCGAGATAACGGACCAGTTGAGCGGCCAGCACGTATTGAAGGACGTTTGGATGGGGGTGCAGGAAAAACTCGGCGATATCATGGACGGCATCACTTTCGAAGACATTTCCAGGCAGGCGCAGAAGAGCCTGTCCATGTACTACATCTGA
- the ftcD gene encoding glutamate formimidoyltransferase: MSALVECVPNFSEGRDTGIVEAIAASIAAVDGVHLAGMEMDGDHNRSVITFMGSPGDVARGAFEGCRTARDLIDLRRHRGVHPRIGATDVIPFIPLSSYSMDDCITLARDCGVEIGRSLGIPVYFYGHAASDARRGELPDIRRGGFEGLVERTRQVQKAQRAQQEPDLAPDAGPGKVHASAGATAVGVRDILIAYNVNLETDDVRVARTIAQVVREKSGGLPGVRALGLMLPGRHLAQVSMNLTDYRQTDMARAYATVAHLAESKGVEVLESELIGLAPREALGGAAPADLRMKPLDPDRYLETHTSRFD, encoded by the coding sequence ATGAGTGCCCTGGTCGAGTGTGTGCCCAACTTCAGTGAAGGGCGCGATACGGGCATCGTGGAGGCCATTGCCGCCAGCATCGCCGCCGTCGACGGTGTCCACCTGGCCGGCATGGAAATGGACGGAGATCACAACCGCTCCGTGATCACGTTCATGGGTTCGCCCGGAGATGTCGCCCGGGGCGCTTTTGAAGGCTGCAGGACGGCCCGGGACCTTATCGACCTTAGACGCCACCGCGGCGTACATCCCCGGATCGGCGCCACGGACGTCATCCCCTTCATACCCCTTTCCAGTTACAGCATGGACGACTGCATAACCCTCGCCCGGGACTGCGGCGTGGAGATCGGCCGATCCCTCGGGATTCCGGTGTACTTCTACGGCCATGCCGCCTCTGATGCGCGCCGCGGCGAGCTACCGGACATACGCCGGGGAGGATTCGAAGGCCTGGTCGAACGAACCCGACAGGTACAAAAGGCCCAACGCGCCCAGCAGGAACCGGACCTTGCGCCCGACGCGGGACCGGGCAAGGTTCACGCTTCCGCCGGCGCCACGGCGGTCGGCGTCCGCGATATCCTCATCGCGTACAATGTGAACCTGGAAACCGACGACGTTCGCGTGGCCCGGACGATCGCGCAGGTAGTCCGGGAGAAAAGTGGGGGCCTGCCCGGGGTGCGAGCGCTCGGACTGATGCTCCCGGGACGGCACCTCGCCCAGGTGTCCATGAACCTGACCGACTACCGGCAAACGGACATGGCCCGGGCATACGCAACGGTCGCGCACCTCGCGGAATCCAAAGGGGTCGAGGTCCTGGAAAGCGAACTGATCGGACTCGCTCCCCGCGAAGCCCTGGGCGGGGCGGCGCCCGCGGACCTGCGCATGAAGCCGCTGGATCCGGATCGGTATCTGGAAACCCACACCAGCCGATTCGACTGA
- a CDS encoding OmpA family protein, producing the protein MRAGILVPLCLCIFSFLTTPLPISAQGSGSSSPASAAGRITAATTSLNRLSDLDAGFLIPDTYNKVREAYDRYTRDIREGKSTRDIDRSYTEFDAALVLARERLDRVNEILMVPLEKRAAAQRANAPAMVPDAFEDAESRLERAISRLEDDRVSDAFAQGQEAAALFDNVRSSVIEMSLIGSAQIGLAEAENRDWDRLAPASFAQARRLVDEVTGALHRGEPLTAALRTKAQTADYAARRAIEIATQVDALRGDSGNWERMLLTQEELVRQAADMAGISADFLADDPQAIMTESLRTLAARQDSLSLLLQQAEGDAAVLSAKVDSLHQAIEEQQIRLSSMVESYQQDLQRRKEALDRERRELREYVYEKTQLDAAAQAQERFSDSQAIVVRDAERLTLRLIGLSFQAGRTEIPGGARGLLESLGAFLVLYPQTRVAVEGHTDATGAEDKNITLSKSRADAVMQFLADQSGVEAERMTSSGHGSAQPIDSNNTRSGRERNRRIDVVLTFTRDL; encoded by the coding sequence CTCCCCTTCCCATATCGGCGCAAGGCTCCGGTAGCAGTAGTCCAGCCAGTGCGGCCGGTCGGATCACTGCGGCTACTACCTCTCTGAATCGGCTTTCCGATCTCGACGCCGGTTTCCTGATCCCTGATACCTACAACAAGGTCCGGGAGGCTTACGATCGATATACACGGGATATACGGGAAGGCAAATCGACCCGGGATATCGATCGGTCCTATACGGAGTTCGACGCCGCCCTGGTCCTGGCGCGGGAACGGCTGGATCGCGTAAACGAGATACTGATGGTACCGCTGGAGAAACGGGCGGCGGCCCAGCGGGCGAACGCCCCCGCGATGGTTCCGGATGCCTTCGAGGACGCCGAAAGCCGCCTCGAACGGGCTATTTCCAGGCTGGAAGACGACCGGGTCTCCGATGCCTTCGCCCAGGGGCAGGAAGCGGCCGCGCTCTTCGATAACGTGAGGTCGTCGGTGATCGAGATGTCGCTCATCGGATCGGCGCAGATCGGCCTGGCCGAAGCCGAGAACCGGGATTGGGACCGGTTGGCTCCGGCGTCCTTCGCGCAGGCCCGCCGGTTGGTGGATGAAGTGACCGGCGCGCTGCACCGCGGGGAACCCCTGACTGCCGCGCTCCGAACCAAGGCACAGACCGCCGATTACGCGGCACGGCGCGCCATTGAGATTGCGACACAAGTCGACGCACTCCGCGGCGATTCCGGGAACTGGGAGCGCATGTTGCTGACACAGGAGGAACTCGTCCGGCAGGCCGCCGACATGGCGGGGATCTCCGCCGATTTCCTGGCCGATGATCCGCAGGCGATTATGACGGAAAGCCTGCGCACGCTCGCCGCCAGGCAGGATTCCTTAAGCCTCCTGCTCCAGCAGGCAGAGGGGGACGCCGCGGTGCTCAGCGCCAAGGTTGATTCCCTGCACCAGGCGATCGAGGAACAGCAGATACGCCTGTCGTCCATGGTGGAAAGCTACCAACAGGACCTTCAGCGGAGAAAAGAGGCGCTGGACCGGGAACGCCGGGAACTCAGGGAGTACGTTTACGAAAAGACCCAGTTGGATGCCGCCGCACAGGCCCAGGAGCGGTTTTCGGACAGCCAGGCGATCGTGGTGCGAGACGCCGAACGCCTTACCCTGCGCCTCATCGGGCTGTCTTTCCAGGCGGGTAGAACGGAAATACCCGGAGGTGCGCGCGGGCTGCTCGAGAGCCTCGGGGCGTTCCTCGTGTTGTACCCTCAGACTCGCGTGGCCGTGGAGGGCCATACCGACGCCACCGGCGCGGAGGACAAGAATATCACCCTTTCGAAGTCCCGCGCCGATGCGGTCATGCAGTTTCTGGCGGATCAATCCGGTGTTGAGGCCGAACGTATGACGTCCTCCGGCCATGGCAGCGCGCAGCCCATCGACAGCAACAATACACGCAGCGGCCGGGAAAGAAACCGACGCATCGACGTGGTCCTGACCTTCACCAGAGATCTATAA
- a CDS encoding RraA family protein, translated as MSTASSNERFEEIKAKLFSAVIADALDACGFRDQILRHDIRPLFPDAVVVGRALTVLSVDVYEIPDEPYKLELEAVDALKSGDVLVAQTNGTTRSSLWGELLSTAAEARGARGAVIDGFTRDSQAIADMGFPLFVRGIAPYDSKGRSDVIAYNTPIDCGGVKVCPGDLIFGDFDGVVVVPKAAEDQVLKAAFEKAAEEKEVKQALQNGMSATAAFEKYGIL; from the coding sequence TTGAGCACAGCATCAAGCAACGAACGCTTCGAAGAGATTAAGGCGAAGCTGTTTTCGGCGGTGATCGCGGACGCCCTGGACGCCTGTGGATTCCGCGACCAGATCCTACGGCACGACATCAGGCCCCTGTTTCCCGATGCGGTCGTCGTGGGCCGGGCGCTGACCGTCCTGTCCGTCGACGTATACGAGATTCCCGACGAGCCCTACAAGCTCGAGCTGGAAGCCGTGGACGCGCTGAAGTCCGGGGACGTCCTCGTGGCGCAGACCAATGGTACGACGCGAAGCAGTCTCTGGGGCGAGTTGCTCTCTACCGCCGCGGAGGCCCGGGGAGCACGCGGAGCCGTGATCGACGGGTTTACGCGGGATTCGCAGGCCATCGCCGACATGGGCTTTCCGCTGTTCGTCCGCGGTATCGCGCCCTATGATTCGAAGGGCAGGAGCGACGTCATTGCCTACAATACGCCCATCGACTGCGGCGGCGTGAAGGTCTGTCCGGGCGATCTGATATTCGGCGACTTCGACGGGGTCGTGGTCGTACCCAAGGCCGCGGAAGATCAGGTACTGAAAGCGGCATTCGAGAAGGCAGCCGAAGAAAAAGAGGTCAAGCAGGCCCTGCAGAACGGCATGTCCGCGACCGCCGCCTTCGAGAAATACGGCATTCTCTGA